From the genome of Candidatus Defluviilinea proxima:
GTTCAAGGCCTTGCGATTGTACGATCAGTTAGGCATTCTACAGCCGCATCACACCGACCCCCAAACTGGATACCGCTACTACGGGGTTGACCAACTCCCGAGCGCACGCATGATCCGGGTCATGCGTGAAATGGACATGCCGCTCGCCACGATTCGCCAAGTGCTTGATTCGGTGTCTGCAGACGCCGCTTCTCCGCTTGAAACTGAATCATTGGTGAAGGAATATGTCGAAATGCGCGAAAGACAGGTGGAACAGATCCGTGGGCAGGTTCACCAACTCGTTCAACTAATCCATCAGGAGGTACAACCTATGAGTCTGAAAGTAGAGATCAAAGAACTTAAAGCGCAACAGGTGCTTAGCATAACAAGCCATGTCAAAGTGGATAAGCTCGACATGGTCATCAAACAATCGCTGGATACATTTCAACAATTATTGGATGACCAGCATGTGGAGTCGTCAGATTCGCCCTTCGGCATTTTCCACGGTCAGGTCAATGAACAGCAGGACGGCCCGATCGAGATCTGTTTGCCAGTCGATGGAAAGATCAAGGCAAAGGGAGATGTAACCGTAAAAACTCTGCCGGGTGGCAACGCCGCAACCGTAATGATGGTCGGCGCACAATGCGACTTTCCTGCCATCCTCGGCGCATATGATGCGGCCGCGGATTGGATCCAAAAGAACGGATATGAAATGGCTGAGCCTCCACACGAGGTTTGGCACAACCCACCCGTAGGGAAGCCAAAGATGGAAGGCCCAGAAATTCGAATGGAAATCGTCTGGATGTTCAAATAGAAGCAAGTAAAACAGCAAACCAAATCGGTTTGCTATTTTATTACCCTTGACTCTCCCCTTTGTGGAGACTGTATACTGCTGCAATGAGTGAGCCAAAAGACCTGCTTTCCATTGGGACCTTCGCCAACATGACCCGGCTTTCGGTCAAGGCGCTGCGATTGTATGACCAGCTGGAGATTCTACAACCGCTTCACATTGACCCGCAAACTGGGTACCGCTACTACAGCATTGACCAGGTCCGAACAGCGCGCATGATCCGGAGCATGCGTGATATGGATATGCCTCTTGCCGATATTCGGCGGGCATTGGTGATGTTGCCTGTTTCGCAAGCACAGATCGAGTTGTTGATTCGTCAACACCTCGCAATGCGGGAACGACAACTTGAGCAGATTCGCAGGCAGGCTCGTGAATTTTCAAAACAATTAAGACCGGAGGCAAATAAAATGAATCTTGAAGTCGTTGTAAAAGATATCCCAACCCAGCAGGTTATCAGCATCACACGTCACCACACTGTAGATGGTCTGGGCAAACAGGAGGAACTGGATGCTGGAGAGTTGTTCGGACTTGTAAATGAACAAGGCGCACAGCCGATGGGAGCACCATTCGGCATTTATCATGGGCCTGTCAGTGAAACCGAAGATGGTCCCGTCGAGATTTGTATTGCAGTGAATGGTAAGGTGGAAGGCAAAGGTCACATCGAAGTGAAGCAGCTGGAAGGTGGGAAAGGTGCGTCTGTCCTCATCACCGGAGACCAATGCCACTATCCCGAACTGTTGGCTGCTTATGATGCCGGTGCGGATTGGATCCAAAAGAATGGCTTTAAAATGGTCGGGTCACCGCGCGAGATTTGGTACACAGGCCCGGGTCCCGATGCAAAATGGGAAATTGTCTGGTTGTTCAAGTAGGAAACAAACCATCATGAATGTAAATTCTTATTACTTGAGCATTAATGAGTTAAGCAAACTGATTCGTGAACAACAAGTTTCGCCGGTGGAAATTGTAAACTCCTGCCTTGAGCGAATAAACACTCTCAACCCCAGGTTGAATGCATTTATTACCGTGTTGGGGGATCAGGCGCGGGAACAAGCCAAACTTGCCGAAGTCGAAATAAAATCCGGCAAATGGCGGGGTCCATTGCACGGTATCCCGGTTGGCATCAAGGATTTTTATGACACGGCTGGCATCAGAACAACCGCTGCGTTTAAGTATTTTAAAGACCGTATACCCGCAAAAGACGCTGTCGCAGTAACCAAATTAAAAGATGCAGGAGCGATCATCATCGGGAAAATGAATATGCATCAACTGGGCATGGGCACCACCGGGCTTGTGAGTCACTATGGGCCTGCAAAGAACCCATGGAATTCTGATTACATTCCCGGCGGCTCGTCCAGCGGATCTGCGGTTGCTGTTTCCAGTGGCATGTGCTTTGCCACACTTGATACGGATGCAGTTGGCTCCTGCCGTTTACCGGCCTCCGTTTGTGGCGTAACCGGTTTTAAAGGCACATATGGTCTTCTAAACGGCGAAGGAATCCTTGCAGGGGAAAAGGCAGATGAGATGATCTTGTGGCTGTCGCATCCCGCTATTACCACGCGCAACATTGAAGATACGGCGCTTGTACTGAATGTCCTTGCTGAACGAAATGAAAACACAAAAAATGTTGACTTTTTTGATGGGTTGGCAGTCAATACTGAATTACGAATCGGCGTAGCTGAGAATGTCAAGGCAGGGCAGGAGGTACTTGCAACATTCGAAAAAGCTGTTGAAGCAATTCGTGCATTAGGTCATAATACAATCAACACTCTTGCCCCATTTGGTGACCCAAGCAAGGGCATAAAGAATATTGAGGCCGATAGGAAGTCCATCGCTGAACAATCGTTCAAGAATATTGATGTTTTGTTGCTACCCACCTGTACAACTACTGTTCCGCTCATCAAGAACGCCAAGTCCAATGAGCAGACGCTGTCACCTGAAAATACTGCATTTGCAAATTACTATGGATTGCCCGCTGTAAGCATTCCATGCGGTTTTGATGCAAAAGGTCTCCCATTGGGTCTACAGATTGTGGGCAAACCCTGGGATGAAATCACTGTATTGCGACTGGCATATCAGTATCAAATGACGAACGAATATGGAAAAAGGCATCCGATTGCATAAAACTCATCTTGATTGCGTAATAGAAAAGGATTTCCAGTGATAACCATTAGAAAACCCAAAATTGAAAACGTTCGAAGATCACCTATATGGGCATTCGATTTATTGCGCCATTCAAGGGCATGTCGAAGGAAATCAGGAGAAACGCAAGTCAGTTGAATAATTGGTTCGAAGAAAAGAAGATCAAAACTGCAGGCCCCTCCTTTCTGCGCTATCACGTCATCGATATGAGCGGCTTCATGGATCTCTCATATTGTATTCCTGTAAAAAAGGCGCTGCCCAATGATGGGAACGTCAAGGCGGATTTCATACCCGCCGGACAATACGCTCACCTCATCTATTCCGGTGGCGGCATCTCCGGCAATCGCGCGTTGATCGAATGGGTGCGTGCTCAAGGTCTGGACCTTGACCGCTGGGATACCGATGAGGGTGATAACTTCCGCGGACGCTACGAGACCTTTCTGACCGATCCAAAGATCGAACCGCGCAAATCGAAATGGCAGATCGAAGTCGCGATCAAATTGGCGGAATAATAATTTTACGTAGGGGCGCAGCAGTGCTGCGCCCCTACTGCATCCCTGCCCAATACATACCAAACTCTAATATACACGCCACATTGCCCATGCTACAATTTTGTCATCATGAACACAGCAAGACCCCCTTGCTAATTTAATACCCACGCAAAATACACGCGCCCCCAAAATTATTGGGGTTGTTTTGCATTCCCCGTAACCCGTAAAAAACCTACACCCGACGATCTCGATGGTGCCTGACATAGCTGCCATCTATTTTCGTTTAAGTCCAAGGCGCGTGCCCCGCCCTGCTCCGATTTGTCTTCCCACTAAATCACAAATCGGAGGTTTCAAATGGAAACAATTCAGGGCAAAAAGCCCTGCACTTTGGATTTAAACAAACTGCATGCACGACTCACAAATCATCAGCGCGTCATTCTGGACCTCGGAACTGGTGATGGCAAATTTGCCTTTCATCACGCCCGAACCTTTCCCTGTCACTTCGTTATCGGCGTGGACTCGTGCCGTGAGAATTTGCATGAATATTCTCGCGCCAAAATATCAAATCTGCTCTTCGTTATTGCCAATGCACAAAACCTGCCACACGAACTGAATGGATTGATTTCACATATCACCATCAACTTCCCGTGGGGAAGCCTGCTGGAAAGTTTACTGAACGGTGACTCAGGGTTGACGTGCGGGTTGAAGTCCATTGCATGCCCTAACACAGCGATAACGATTCGGCTGAACGGTGGAGCGCTGTCAGAGGCGGGAACGGCTCTCGAAGCCGGAGCAGACCGAATTCAAGAAGTGATGCGAGAGTCGGGTTGGCAAATGAAAAACCCCAGCCGAATGGGAAAGTCTGATCTGCAAACCTTTCCCAGTACTTGGGCAAAACGTCTCGCTTTCGGGCGTGACCCACGTGCCATCGAATTGACTGGGACGTTATAACAAAGCAGGTCACGTTTGGTTTTGATACGGACTTCATCCTACTCAACCACCAAGCGTGACCTGCAAGTTATTTCACTCTTTAGGAAAGTCACTCCATGATGCGCAGATATTCGCGATCGAAGGCAGCGAGCAAACTTTCACGCGGACTGTACCAGCCGGGCGTGTATCCTTGTGAAGTTACGCCTTGCTGACTTAACTCGCAGACTTGCCAATCCTGTAGGTTGGTCTCATGCCAAAAATCAACAGCTTCTTGCGGACGAAAATCCGGCAAGCCAAACGACTCTGGGTTGAATAGCCACTCGCTGACAATGGTGGTGTGACCCGGCGCAACAGGCAGAAGCATGTGATACATCAAATAATCGGGATGAATATTGATCAACAGATTAGGCAACATGGTGTAATAAAATCCGCGCTTCTCGATACCTGAACTGAGATCGCCCAACGGCAAGCCACATAGCCTTCCAGACATGGTCATGCTGTCACCACCGGTGATATTCATAAATCCGCCAAGCATTGAGCCGTCGAAGAGATCGTTCTCGGCGCTGGTGTAGTTCGTATATTTGTTCAGCATGGGATGAATGGTCGGGCAGTGATAACACTCATTGAAATTTTGAAAGACATACTTCCAATTGGAGGCGGCTTCATATACATGGCGGGTATGGACTTTGAGGCCGCCGACGTTCCAACGTGTAAGACGGTTCAGCATGGGTTCGTACATCGTTTCAAAAGGCTCGGGCGTATCCATGCTCAGGTTGATAAAGATGAACCCTTCCCACACGTGGACGTGTACCGAGCGCAATGGGAATTCTTCCCAACGAAAGCCTTCCACTTCCTTCATGAACGGCGCGCCGATGAGTGTGCCGTCCAAACCATAGGTCCAGGCGTGATACGAACATTGGATACTGCCTTTGAACTGTCCCTCGTTCTCTTCGCAGATACGTGTACCGCGATGACGACAGACATTATAAAAAGCGCGGATATTATCCTGTTTATCGCGCAAGACGATGATGCTTTCATCAAAAACACTTGCCAGAAAATATTCACCCACATGAGCGATGCGGCTCTGATGCCCAACACACATCCAGCCATGCTTGAAGATGCGTTCTTTTTCCCGCTGGAATACATCATGGGAAGTGTAGTATTCCTGCGGAAGGGTCATCGAGCCTGCGACATAGGTATCTGCGGTTTTGAAATAAGTTGCCATAAGATTCTCCTTATTCATAAAAAGGTTGGATAAAAAAAATAACCACGGGTATCAAAAGATACCCGCGGTTATTTGACTCGGTCACGGAAACGTTCCGCGCCGAGAGGTTACCTGATGCGATCTACAAGAACTTCAGGAACTGCACTGCGTTTTGCTTGAGCGAACAGATTTACAAGCATCGGAACTACTTCAACACCTTTACTACATTTCGTCCCGCCGTACCACTGACTCCCCCTCCGCCGTGGACTCCGCTTCCGCAGAGATAGAGATTATCGAGCGGGGTCTTGTGATTCGACCAGCCAGGGATCGGACGCATGAACATGAATTGATCGAGCATGAGTTGACCGTGGTTGAGGTCACCTTCGGTGAGACCATAGGTTTGTTCGAGGTCAAGAGGCGTGAGAGATTTACGATTTACGATTGATGATTTTAGATTTACGAAATATTCCGCGAGTGTATCAATTGCCAACTTTTCAACTTTTGAACCTGCAACCTGCCAACTGTCATTCTTCAGTTCGTACGACGCAAATTGAAAATGGATGGAAACCACATTCCCCGAAGTTGTGACTTCGAGATACGGTTTTTCAGAAATACTATGATACTTCGCCGCATCGTAGGCTTTCTCAAGATACTTAATAGAAGGAGCCAAAGCAACTGTCCCATCAGGGATGCCGTGTTTGCCATCCGTCAGCAAATGGATTTTGGCCACCGAGCCACGCATTTTGATGGATTGGACATTCCACACAAATTCAGGCGGGAGGTTGACTGCGCCAACAAGAGACAAGAATGTCTGCTTCGGGTCAACGGCGGAGATGATGTTGTCCGCGGAAATCTCTTCGCCGTTCTTCAACACAACGCCTTTACAGGTAAATGTGTCTACCTGTATGCGTTCTACTTCTGCCCCTGTGCGGATTTCACCACCAAATGACTTCACTGCGTTTGCAAGTGCTTCAGTTACCTTTCCGATTCCGCCTTCAACAGAAACGTGCGACATGCCACCACGGTTCGCCCAGTTATGCATAAGAGTGTAGCCTGTCCCTGCGCCCATCGGACCAAGCGTGAAGCCGTGGATTCCAAGTGACGCCACCGCCGCCTTGACCACATCGGACTCGAACCATTCGTCCACGAATTCTTCGGCGGTCATGGGAATGCCACGGATGACACGCATCATATCCTTGCCACCCATCAGGCGGAGATCGAGACCAAGTTCTGCGAGACCGAGGCCTTCGTCGAAACTGAAGTTCTTCGGCAGGCGCGGCATGATGGTTTCGTTGGCAAGATGGATGAAACGCGAAGCTTTCTCCATGAAATCGAGGAACGGTTGCCAGTTCGCTGCATCCTTTTCGGAGAAGCGTTTGATAGACTCTGCCGCTTTGACAGGATCAGGGTCAAGGACGAGGTGATCCCCATCCGCTTGAAGAGAAATAAAAGGCTTTCTCTCAGTGACCGCAGGAAGCGAGAGTTTCAAATCCTTGACGATGTCAGGACGTAACATCCCGCCCGCGTGGAGCGAGTCAACGGTGAAGCCGTCGCCGAAAGATTCGGTGACAACCTGCCCGCCGACGATGTCCCGCCGTTCAAGGACGAGAACCTTCTTGCCTTTCTTTGCAAGATACGCCGCGGCAACCAAGCCGTTATGTCCTGCGCCGATGATGATGTAATCGTAGTTTTGCATTCATTCTCCTTACGGATATAAAGCTAGATCATAGGCATTTTTCACGCCCAATGAATATATCCTTTTTGTATTTACGTCCATTGCATAATATGTTTCGCCAGCGATAAATGTTATGTATCCTCTTGAAGACGAACGCGCAAGACCTGTTTCCATAATTTCATCATCAAATACATTTGGAATGAATTGAGTTACTTCTCCGCTTGCCAAGTCAAGGAACATTAATTTTGGAGGACCAATAAAGCGCATAAAAATGATACAAGATGAATCAGGGCACCAAACAGGGCTATCTTCAAAATGGTCAAGATCATAAGGGGTCATTTGTCTCACGTCTGAACCGTCTGCGTTCATGATAAACACCTGCGATCTTCCATCTCGTTTATTTTCTGAAGAATTCGAAACAAAGGAGAGCTCGCTACCATTTGGTGACCATTTAGGTGCAAATCCGCCCAGCGTATCGCTTGTTATTTGCATAGTTTTCATTGTCTGCAAATCAAACACATAAATATTTGAGATACTATCCTCATCTGAAACTACATAAGCAATTTTTCTTCCATCAGGCGACCAGTCGGGCACAAGTTCGTTAGCAGGAGTAGAGATGATTGGTCTTTGATTACCGCCACCTTTATCCATGATGTATATGTCAAAAAGATTTTCCTTTGTCCACGACACATACATGATTTGCGTGCCATCGGGAGACCATCTTGCCCAGCTATTATTTCCAGAATTTGTAAGTTGTCTGGTCTCATCTGTCTCCAGATTCTTTAGAAATATCTGAGTCACAAATGGTTCACGGCTTACTAAAACACTATAAGCAATCCATCCAGAAATGTGCTCTGTAGTTAATTCTGGCTCAGCAAAAGTTGGCAAAGGGGTTGCTGTAAATACCACTTGCTGATTTGCGCAAGCGACAATTATCAAACACCACAAACTCACAGCTAAGACTCTTTTCATTTGCATAAATTCGTTTCACTCAACTCAAAGCGTAAACTAAACTTCCTCGGACAGAATCAAACATCCGTTAAGAACGAAGCGGCTCTTTGTCGGACGATAGACCATAGACCATTGACCATTTTCCATCGTCCATAGTCCACGGTCTATCGTCATTAAATTCCATCCTTCAACGCGATCTCTGCCGCCAACTTGCCAGGCGCGCCCATGATGCCGCCGCCAGGATGTGCGCCTGAGCCAGCGAGATAATAGCCATTGATGGGCGTGCGGAAGCTTGACCATTTGGTGGCGGGGCGCATGAAGAAGAGTTGATGCAACAGCAGTTCGCCATGGAAGATGTTGCCACCCGTGATGCCTGCGATCCGTTCGATATCGAGGGGCGTAATGACCTGTTTGCCGATGATGGCACGGCGGATGTTCGGCGCGTGTTTCTCGATGGTCGAGATGACCGTTTCACCGAAGGCTTCGCGCTTGGCATCGTCCCAGCCGCCTTCGATATCATACGGCGCATATTGCACAAAACACGACATCACATGTTTTCCGGGCGGCGCCATATCGGGGTCGATCTTCGACGGCACGATCATGTCGATGTACGGCTCCTTCGCAAAGCGCCCATACTTCGCATCGTCGTAGGCGCGCTCGATGTAATCAATGCTCGGGCTGATCGAGATCGCGCCGTTGTGCAACGCGTTCTCGCCAGGCAGTGCGGTGAAGTTCGGCAGTTCGCTCAACGCGATATTGACCTTGCCCGACGAACCACGTGTGCGGAATTTCTTGATCGAATGGATAAGATCATCGGGCAGATATTTTTGCTCGACGAGTTTCAAGAACGTGACGAACGGATCGGCAGACGAAAGGACTGCCTTGCCGTAGACTTCATCTCCGTTTTCGAGCGCCACTCCAACAGCGCGTCCATTCTTGACGATGACCTGTTTCGCGGTTGCGTTGAGCCTGATCTCAGCCCCAAACGCTCTCGCCGAACTCGCGATGGCTTCGGCGATTCCGCCTGTACCACCTTTGGCAAAACCCCACGCACGGAACGCGCCGTCAATCTCGCCCATGTAGTGATGCAACAACACATACGCCGTGCTCGGCGAACGCGGACCAAGGAACGTGCCGATGATCCCGCTCGCGGACTTTGTCCCGAGCAACGCGGGAGTCTCGAACCATTCTTCGAGCATGTCCGCCGCGGATTGGGTCATGATCTTTGCGAGACCATACAATTCTTTTTCGGTTAATGTCGAAGCGAATTGACCGAGCTTCATCAAGCCCATCAAATCTTTTGGATGCAACGAGGTTGGGTCAGGAGGCAGAATACTCAGAATCGGCTTGATGGCTTTTGCCAGGCGCGCCATGCGGCGGGAATATTCATCGTAGGCTTCGGCATCCTTGGGCGAATGACGATAAATTTCGCGGCGCGTCGTATCGTGATCATCCCAACCTGCGATGTAATCGCCTGTGCCTGTGGGCGTGAAGGTGCTCGGCAACGGCAGGATTTTCAACCCGTGTTGCGGCAGTTTCAAATCGCGGAGAATCTCAGGCCGCAACAAACTGACCACATACGAGAATTCTGTAAACTTGAATCCTGGAATAATTTCTTCGGTAATGGTCGCCCCACCGACCAATTCCCTGCGCTCAAGCACAACAACTTTTCGTCCTGCTCTCGCCAGATACGCGGCGGCAACGAGTCCGTTGTGCCCACCGCCGATGATGATTGCGTCATAATTTTGTGTCATAGTTTCTCCGTTTACACGTTTTTAGGTTTGAACGTTCCAACGTTTGAACGTGCTAACGTTTTTTCCATTCGGGTTCGTAGAATGGAAGTTTAACAACGCGGGCAGGCGCATACTTGCGATGATGTTCCACCGTAATTTCCATTCGCACATCCGTGCCAAGTTCATAATACGGTCTCT
Proteins encoded in this window:
- a CDS encoding MerR family transcriptional regulator, yielding MNQPKELFSIGGFANLTGLSFKALRLYDQLGILQPHHTDPQTGYRYYGVDQLPSARMIRVMREMDMPLATIRQVLDSVSADAASPLETESLVKEYVEMRERQVEQIRGQVHQLVQLIHQEVQPMSLKVEIKELKAQQVLSITSHVKVDKLDMVIKQSLDTFQQLLDDQHVESSDSPFGIFHGQVNEQQDGPIEICLPVDGKIKAKGDVTVKTLPGGNAATVMMVGAQCDFPAILGAYDAAADWIQKNGYEMAEPPHEVWHNPPVGKPKMEGPEIRMEIVWMFK
- a CDS encoding MerR family transcriptional regulator encodes the protein MSEPKDLLSIGTFANMTRLSVKALRLYDQLEILQPLHIDPQTGYRYYSIDQVRTARMIRSMRDMDMPLADIRRALVMLPVSQAQIELLIRQHLAMRERQLEQIRRQAREFSKQLRPEANKMNLEVVVKDIPTQQVISITRHHTVDGLGKQEELDAGELFGLVNEQGAQPMGAPFGIYHGPVSETEDGPVEICIAVNGKVEGKGHIEVKQLEGGKGASVLITGDQCHYPELLAAYDAGADWIQKNGFKMVGSPREIWYTGPGPDAKWEIVWLFK
- a CDS encoding amidase gives rise to the protein MNVNSYYLSINELSKLIREQQVSPVEIVNSCLERINTLNPRLNAFITVLGDQAREQAKLAEVEIKSGKWRGPLHGIPVGIKDFYDTAGIRTTAAFKYFKDRIPAKDAVAVTKLKDAGAIIIGKMNMHQLGMGTTGLVSHYGPAKNPWNSDYIPGGSSSGSAVAVSSGMCFATLDTDAVGSCRLPASVCGVTGFKGTYGLLNGEGILAGEKADEMILWLSHPAITTRNIEDTALVLNVLAERNENTKNVDFFDGLAVNTELRIGVAENVKAGQEVLATFEKAVEAIRALGHNTINTLAPFGDPSKGIKNIEADRKSIAEQSFKNIDVLLLPTCTTTVPLIKNAKSNEQTLSPENTAFANYYGLPAVSIPCGFDAKGLPLGLQIVGKPWDEITVLRLAYQYQMTNEYGKRHPIA
- a CDS encoding class I SAM-dependent methyltransferase, encoding METIQGKKPCTLDLNKLHARLTNHQRVILDLGTGDGKFAFHHARTFPCHFVIGVDSCRENLHEYSRAKISNLLFVIANAQNLPHELNGLISHITINFPWGSLLESLLNGDSGLTCGLKSIACPNTAITIRLNGGALSEAGTALEAGADRIQEVMRESGWQMKNPSRMGKSDLQTFPSTWAKRLAFGRDPRAIELTGTL
- a CDS encoding aromatic ring-hydroxylating dioxygenase subunit alpha; its protein translation is MATYFKTADTYVAGSMTLPQEYYTSHDVFQREKERIFKHGWMCVGHQSRIAHVGEYFLASVFDESIIVLRDKQDNIRAFYNVCRHRGTRICEENEGQFKGSIQCSYHAWTYGLDGTLIGAPFMKEVEGFRWEEFPLRSVHVHVWEGFIFINLSMDTPEPFETMYEPMLNRLTRWNVGGLKVHTRHVYEAASNWKYVFQNFNECYHCPTIHPMLNKYTNYTSAENDLFDGSMLGGFMNITGGDSMTMSGRLCGLPLGDLSSGIEKRGFYYTMLPNLLINIHPDYLMYHMLLPVAPGHTTIVSEWLFNPESFGLPDFRPQEAVDFWHETNLQDWQVCELSQQGVTSQGYTPGWYSPRESLLAAFDREYLRIME
- a CDS encoding NAD(P)/FAD-dependent oxidoreductase; translated protein: MQNYDYIIIGAGHNGLVAAAYLAKKGKKVLVLERRDIVGGQVVTESFGDGFTVDSLHAGGMLRPDIVKDLKLSLPAVTERKPFISLQADGDHLVLDPDPVKAAESIKRFSEKDAANWQPFLDFMEKASRFIHLANETIMPRLPKNFSFDEGLGLAELGLDLRLMGGKDMMRVIRGIPMTAEEFVDEWFESDVVKAAVASLGIHGFTLGPMGAGTGYTLMHNWANRGGMSHVSVEGGIGKVTEALANAVKSFGGEIRTGAEVERIQVDTFTCKGVVLKNGEEISADNIISAVDPKQTFLSLVGAVNLPPEFVWNVQSIKMRGSVAKIHLLTDGKHGIPDGTVALAPSIKYLEKAYDAAKYHSISEKPYLEVTTSGNVVSIHFQFASYELKNDSWQVAGSKVEKLAIDTLAEYFVNLKSSIVNRKSLTPLDLEQTYGLTEGDLNHGQLMLDQFMFMRPIPGWSNHKTPLDNLYLCGSGVHGGGGVSGTAGRNVVKVLK
- a CDS encoding PD40 domain-containing protein; this translates as MQMKRVLAVSLWCLIIVACANQQVVFTATPLPTFAEPELTTEHISGWIAYSVLVSREPFVTQIFLKNLETDETRQLTNSGNNSWARWSPDGTQIMYVSWTKENLFDIYIMDKGGGNQRPIISTPANELVPDWSPDGRKIAYVVSDEDSISNIYVFDLQTMKTMQITSDTLGGFAPKWSPNGSELSFVSNSSENKRDGRSQVFIMNADGSDVRQMTPYDLDHFEDSPVWCPDSSCIIFMRFIGPPKLMFLDLASGEVTQFIPNVFDDEIMETGLARSSSRGYITFIAGETYYAMDVNTKRIYSLGVKNAYDLALYP
- a CDS encoding NAD(P)/FAD-dependent oxidoreductase; amino-acid sequence: MTQNYDAIIIGGGHNGLVAAAYLARAGRKVVVLERRELVGGATITEEIIPGFKFTEFSYVVSLLRPEILRDLKLPQHGLKILPLPSTFTPTGTGDYIAGWDDHDTTRREIYRHSPKDAEAYDEYSRRMARLAKAIKPILSILPPDPTSLHPKDLMGLMKLGQFASTLTEKELYGLAKIMTQSAADMLEEWFETPALLGTKSASGIIGTFLGPRSPSTAYVLLHHYMGEIDGAFRAWGFAKGGTGGIAEAIASSARAFGAEIRLNATAKQVIVKNGRAVGVALENGDEVYGKAVLSSADPFVTFLKLVEQKYLPDDLIHSIKKFRTRGSSGKVNIALSELPNFTALPGENALHNGAISISPSIDYIERAYDDAKYGRFAKEPYIDMIVPSKIDPDMAPPGKHVMSCFVQYAPYDIEGGWDDAKREAFGETVISTIEKHAPNIRRAIIGKQVITPLDIERIAGITGGNIFHGELLLHQLFFMRPATKWSSFRTPINGYYLAGSGAHPGGGIMGAPGKLAAEIALKDGI